Genomic window (Gadus morhua chromosome 3, gadMor3.0, whole genome shotgun sequence):
AAGCCGGTCTCGTGCAAATGTAGTTACCCCCTATAAGAAGTgaatcatcatcaacatgcattctTCAGTACAAACTATGCTTCTGTTACgagagtagcatatgtgtgtgcgcgagaatggcagtgtgtgtgagtgacttcagcgagtgagtggacgagcgaggagagcgaaaGGTTGCGCGGGTCAGTTTAGTGAATGAACTAGTCCGGTTGCGTCTTTGCAAAAGACGCATACTGTTAAGTTAGTGGAAATACGAATAAAGTACGcagcctgtcaataatcggtggccgcttcattccgacctattagcagacccactgccggtcaaattgaagggtgttacccccgagagaacaccggccctggagggaacgtctctccTGTGCTTCTCGACTACGGTCTGGAAGCCGACAGCAGGAAACGTGTAAcacttcgatttcacccaaggctgaattaaaagtaggcctacatgtctttccaaatgttggtcatcaacgaggttgtaaagtagtTATGGATGGGCGacgatcgtcgaatagtcggagacacgtagaatatcgaataaAGAACGTGACTATCGTTATTCAttacggctcttctcaatgctgttgaacgctccgttgacttgcatgggcctttaCAACTTCCGGTGGTTAatagcgtcctcggttgctaagcgacgtcaacgtctttggcggactatttctctgctgttcaacactacgaatgctggtaacgaataaattgtaaaaagacacaccgtgtgaagttatatttttgacgcgtctagttcaccgtcatggaggctgtgttcagtaaaataaataatagcgATCTGTTTTTTCGGCGCATGTAGGTccatctgcctaagcccacgttgaaataattttgatgtttaatgttgatggcgcagttgttgaaataaacagattgattgcaagcaaatcataaaagcctctccctgtgtcattgtgtgtgggtgtatccgAGGTGCGTGCATACGTGGGGGGGTTCTTGATCGACCgattttcgaatattattcgaatacttctcagcgaatatcgagtagtatttttgccagaaatgcacaacCCTaaaagtagtaacttcgggcacatctgtcaaaataaatgtatttttacgatctttattcattcattcattgcgccgcggCCGAACTGACAGGGATATTCTCTGaaattatgaatcttaaagacggcgtcaggttctccgactctctggtacttcagCAACACGTAAAGACTCGTTGTGAGGGTTATCTCGGctatggtggagaaggaattggggtaaaggaactttggctttgactatgaagtccatattgaaacacgacatagaggagaaagggatggttGCTGTAtgcgggacagctgtcagttcacttcgggtccatttCTCCGACCTCCATTGTTCCGtcctctcggtcgtatgcggactcctccggctggACTCCTCCGCCTCCGGAGGAGTCCGCACACGACagagaggtcggaacaatggagcgtctgAGAAAttacatggacccgaagtgaactgacagctgtctactgaaaacatctttctcgaatgctgcggcggcctgagtttgttgttgcttgtgACGTAAAGAGGTCAACCGGGGGCTCTAttaccactagttgaaatgggCACAGCGCCACCTATCGTGCCGGGGAAAGAAatgcttcggccaatgaatcgattttctcaccgccatgtatactcagacaattgcagttgtccgaTTGAGGAGCATAATCGAACTATGGCCTTAATCTGTTAaactgtgcatgtaaacgtactgagTGACGGCCACAAAAGACTCTTCTCTGTACAGTAATCGAATTAAACCTGCACGTTTTTGATTGGTCCGACCAAAGTCGAGTCTTCTGAAGATCTGACAGGACAGGAAGGGGGCCAGGCATATGCCGGAGCCAATTAAACACGAGCTCACCGATTAGTCTGTTCCACGGCTATTGCCCCCGAAAGTGACACATAATAATTTGCCTATTTCACTCTTTGTCTGTGCACAAGAACAATCAACTTACCACTTGAACAATCTCTGACTTGCGCTCATTCTCAGCACGTCGTTTCAATGTTTCCTCCGTCCGTTTCCTCTTGTCCTATTAGGGAAATGATTGTAATAAATGAGTGATGATCGTTTTCCTCCATAGCAAGGATTTCATTTAATTTGGCGAATGCCTACCTCTTTCTCTTTGGCTTTGTCTTGTTTAAGTTGAAGGGAGAACTTTTTGACCAACTGCTGCTCTTGTTTGGCTGCCATCTTTTTTCCCCAAGAAGTACGCAGGGGCTTATCCCTGACCACTGCAGAGAACCTGTACAAATGATAAATGGTCAAAACAAAGACCCGGTTTGGAGACAACGCTTGATGACATATGCATGGTTCACAGGGTGTTATCGACGGTAAAGCGAAAACCAACCTTTGTTTATTCCGGTCCTTCCATACTCGACCCGATTTCGGTTTTCCCAGAGGTATCTGTGATGCCGTGGTCTGTTTCGTTCCCGGGACAAATAGAGCCGCCTCCTGGGGCTTTTCACCGGGGTGTACGGGGGCCGTTTCCATCGTACTAGGGACCGTTTCTATACGTCCTTCTGATTTATTGGACTCGTTTTCAAGCATTATGGGGGAATCTGTAGACTCTCCTACGGGCGCCTCTGATATACTCGTCATGGTGTGTCCTTCCTCCGAATTTCCTTTATCCAAAGAAATAACAGATTTCCTCGTCCTGCGTGTGGAGGGCTTTGCTGGACTAGGGACCTGAGAGTCGGCCAAGAGGGCTGGCGTGCGGACCCTGCGTCCGCTACGAGTCCGTGTAACTTTATCCACGTCCTGCGTGCTTTCGGGCTCTTCTGTTAACTCGGGCTCTGATATTTCAGTCGTAACACACTCTCCCGGGGTTTTCATGTTGACCCGAAAACTTCGTGCACTGCCTCAGCGTGCTATTTATATAAAGAAAGATAAATTACAAACTGTTACAAGTACACTCGACTCTGTTTCCACACCACGGACGTAGACACACGTGTGAGGAGCGTGTTTCCGGTTCCTGCatccgtcttcttcttcttcttcttggggttTTACGGCGGTGGGCATCCACAACTTGTTGCATTACCGCCCTCTTCTGATCCAGTTaatgaatcaaaacaaaaatatccaaacactcactcattcacaccttCTTTCTACTCTATATCCTATCATATAACCCTGTTTCTCTCAAAAAGCCAAACAATACTTTTATACAATTCCTCTTCATTAATCTTAAAATATTTTCCAAAGTATACTCCTGCATACCCAATTCTCTCAATTGATTTTTCAtactttccctctccatcccataACCACTACGgttcattaaaacatgttccACTGCCTCCTCTACCTGGCACCCCTCACATAATCCTGTGGGGTGTTTTCCTAtcaaattcattgttttatttagtgcactgtgccccaaccttaaccttatcaaaatgtgttcatccttcctctgaccactataccttattttaacattaacacttttttgaatattatataaatatctccctttctcctcactgTCCCATTTGTCTTGCCACATTTTGTTAACTTTTCCCCATATCAGGCTTTTAACTTCTGCCTTACTTAAACTGATATTCATTTATACTTTTTCCTTCTCCAATGCCTTCTTCGCCATCTTATCGGCTTTCTCATTTCCCTTCACCCCTACATGAGCTGGAAcccataaaaaatgtatttgcctCCCCTGCTGAATGATTCTCGTAGTTGACTGTAGAACTTCATATAACAAACCTTAGTGACTACTTGAATAAAAAGACCTCATACTTGCCAAAACTGATGCTGAATATGTACAGATCACAATTTTTTCAACTGTACTTGATTCCACCCATTTTAATGCGACCAGCACCCCCAACATCTCCACTGTATAAACGCTTAAATTATCTGATGTTCTTCTATTAAACTCTATTCTTTTTGATGGACCAACTACTCCAAACCCTGTCACTCCTGTCTCAGGTTGTTTGGCACCATCTGTAAAAACATGAACATACTCACTGTACTCTATAAGAAGATGAATATTAAAAACACTAGCCAGGTctatctgttctctctctctctcttctttatctCCAACACAAACCAGTCCACCTCTGGCCACACCATCCTCCATGGCGGCATTAATGGATATACCACTGTTGGACTAAGCTTCAATTCACCCACACCAAAATCTTTCGCTATATCATTCCCCACCCGACCAAAATGATTCCTCTCACACTTCCCATAAACCCAGCACTCTTTCAACACTCCTTTTGTGGGGTGAGACTCACTGTGCCCTCGCAGATTAGCCCAATAGTTCCCCATCAATTGTTTCCTTCTCAACTCCAGTGGCATTTCCCCCATTTCTACCTGCAGAGCAGGCACTGGTGAGGATTTAAAAGCCCCACTGCATACCCTTAATGCCTTAGCCTGAATCACGTCCAGCTTTCTCAAGAGAGACACTGCGGCTGACCCATACACTATACACCCATAATCAAACACAGATCTAATCATAGCTACATAATATATAGTCTTTAAAGCTGAACAGCTCGCTCCCCAATCCCTACCAGTCAAACATCTCATCACATTTATTACCTTTTTGCATTTATCCTCTATCTTCCTAATATGGTCTGCTCATGTTACCCTAGAATCAAAAATAACTCCCAAATATTTAAATGAGCCAACTCTTTCCAACTCTTTCTCATACATCCTCAATTTCATCCCATCCTCAATTCTTTTCCTAGTGAAAAATACAGTTTGAGTTTTCTCTACCGAAAATCTGCACCCCCAGTCAAATCCCCACTCTGTCACCCCATCAATTGCAGACTGGACTTCACTAATAATATGCATCACATTTCTTTCCCTTTTCCACAAAGCCCCATCGTCTGCAAACAGAGAACTTCCTATATCCTCTGGTACCTTTGAAAAAACATCATTTATCATGATTATAAACAATAAAGGACTAATTACACTTCCTTGGGGAGTGCCATTCCCCACCATATACTTATTTGACAATTCAGACCCAATCCGGACttgtatttttctgtcaaaCAAAAAATTCTTTATCCAGTTAAAAACCCTTCCACCTACCCCCATCTTGTACaacttaattaacaaacctTCCTTCCACATCATGTCATATGCTTTTTCGATATCAAAAAACACTACCACCACTGACTCTTTGTTTGCCTGTGCTTTCCGTATCTCATTTTCAAGCCTTACCACTGCATCCATTGTATGTCTCCCTTTTCTGAAACCACTTTGACCACTTGTCAACAACCCTTTCTTCTCAAGCTCATACGTTAACCTTTCGGTCACCAATCTCTCCATTATTTTACATATGTTAGACGTTAATGCTATTGGCCTATAACTAGAAGGTTTACCTGGATCTTTCCCTGGTTTCCTAATCGGAATCACCACCGCTTCCTTCCATACACTTGGTAACTTTCCCTCCACCCCTACTCTATTATATAGTTCTAACAATTTTTCCATTCCTCTTTCTCCTAGATGTTTTAACATTACATAGCTCACCTGATCTCCCCCTGGAGCTGAGGGCTTTGCTTTTTTAATTGCTCTCACAAGCTCTGCCATTGTAAATCCATCATCTATTTTCTCCCTAGAATCTACTCTCCTAACTAGCACATCAGGAGAATTACTCGAAGTAACTTCTCTTCTCCCTTCCACTGTCAACTGATCAACACTATGCACCTTAGCAAAAGATTTGGCCATCAAATCAGCCTTATCTTTATCACATATTGCAGTTTTCTCCTCTAACGTAATCACTGGGTACTCCCACTCCCTTCTTTCTCCTCCCATCTTCCTTATCATTCCCCACACTTCTCCTATTGGTGTTGTTCTTCCTATCTTACCACAAAACTGTCTCCAGCTTACCCTCTGTGTTCTCTTTGTAACTCTCTTTACCAGTGCCTGTGCCCTCTGATACTCCACCAGACTTTGTGTATTATGCTCTCTTTTGACTTAAATGCTTTGTTTCGGGCTTTAACTGCCTTGGAACACTCCTCTGTTCACCAAGGAACTAACTTCCTAtcccttctatttttacttCTTGGAATAGATTTGCttgctgcagcaataattgctgatgtaacactgttatttactGTATCTATATCTCCACTAGTAACAACTGAAACAATAACTTCTTCACTGACCAACTTAAATGTACCCCATTCTGCTTTACTATACACCCATTTCTGAATTCCATTTCCAACATTCACTTCTCCTCCTACTGAACAAACTAACACATAGTGGTCACTACCTAAAGATTTACCTGTCAAAACCTCCCAGTTACTGATCCCTGCCAAACGTACTGACACCAACGTCAGATCCAACCAGACTCATTACTTGTTCTTATATCCATCCTTGTCTCCCTCCcatcattcaaacaaacaagatTATTGTCCTCCATTAACTCTTCAATCACTTTCCCATTCGTGTCTGTATGATTCCCTCCCCACATTGTGTTATGAGCATCGAAGTCTGCACACCATATTATCCTGTGTCTTTCTATACCTTTAATCCTAACTAGTTTATCATTCTCTAACCTTTGGCATGGATTATAGTaattaacaacaacaaactcatctcccccctcccatacctccaccactatactcttGTTCCGTTCCAATATCCAATACCCTGTATGATATACCTTGCTTGATAAATGTTACACACCCTCCACCAGCCCCTTCACCTTCACTCCTGTCTCTTCTTATACATACATATCCATATATAACAAAATCTAACACTGGTTTCAAAAACGTTTCTTGAATGCATATTACTTGTGGTTTTCCTTTCATTTgacttaaaaaatatttaaactcccGGCCATTGCCACCAAGCTCCTAGCATTCCACTGTAGAATTTTCACCATGGTTATGATGTTTTCTCACCGGCTCCCGACTACTCTTGTGTATTTATTTCGGCTACCAAAGGTCCCATTTTAACCCTTCCATCCCCAAATAATCCTTGGCTGCCTTAGCTATTATCTGTATGCTCGTTGTCTTTGATGTGGAGTCTCTAGTGGAGTTTATCACTGCTGCAACAAAAATCACCACCTGCTTCTTATCTACCCACACTTTATTCCTATCTTGCTTCTCTCCCACCGACTCCCTTGTCACTTACCTTCCGCCTCCCCAGGCTGCTACCAACCCCTGACTCTTAGCACCGTGCCTCTGTTTTACCACTTTCACTGCCTCTGCATAGGTCACTTTGTCCATCACTTTTACCTTCTGAACTGCAACTTCCTCTTTCATTAATTCACAGCCTCCAAAATTGACGACATGTTCACCCCCACAACTACAACATTTTAACTTGGCCCCCTCACACTTCCCATACTCATGATCCCCTGAGCATTTCGCACACCTCTTTTCCTTACAGATTTTAGCGATGTGCCCAAATCTTTGACACTGAAAGCACCTCATTGGCTTAGGTATGTAAGCCCTCACATAGAAACACAGGAACCCTAGAAATACTCTATCTGGTAATACTTCTCCTTTAAGCTCCACCAATACAGATTCACTCATTTCCTTTTCAGGGCCCCTTGCCATCCTCTTAATACTAATCACTTCTATGCCTTTGGCCATCAAGTTCTCTTTAATCTCCTGCTCCTCAATATCCAGAGAGATTCCTGTTATCACCCCTTTGCAACGTTTCTCTCTCTGCAATCCAACCTGCACCACTTTGTTAACACCAACCATtgttagattatttgtcagaaCTACCTGAAGCTCATCCGAGCAACCAATCAACAGATTTCCATCTCCTAAAACCCTAGCAAACTTTATATCACCGCACTTTCCTGTCAACTCCTTTGTTAGCTTTAACGGGTTCATTTTTCCTATACCTCCCTCCTCAGCAAACCGGACTATCATTTTGACATCTACCTTTTTCtcaactccctcctcctcacttgaGTCACTCGCCATCTCCGTTTCGATACCATCTCTACACTATCAAATGTTCTTGCTCTTTTTACATCGTTTCCTTCTCTTCCCTgaatctcctcttctcttccttcctcgCTAGTCGCTACTACTACTGCCTCTCCCCTACACTGCCCCTTTTCTCCtacctccctttcctccctccccctacctTTACTCCCTTTAGTCATccccttccggtagggctcatgggacctatgagatcgaaaaatatgaatgggcgtaaatggagagaa
Coding sequences:
- the ccdc86 gene encoding coiled-coil domain-containing protein 86 gives rise to the protein MKTPGECVTTEISEPELTEEPESTQDVDKVTRTRSGRRVRTPALLADSQVPSPAKPSTRRTRKSVISLDKGNSEEGHTMTSISEAPVGESTDSPIMLENESNKSEGRIETVPSTMETAPVHPGEKPQEAALFVPGTKQTTASQIPLGKPKSGRVWKDRNKQRFSAVVRDKPLRTSWGKKMAAKQEQQLVKKFSLQLKQDKAKEKEDKRKRTEETLKRRAENERKSEIVQVIRNTSKIKRMKKKQLRKVEKRDTLAILQKTQNEKAKGQRSRKEKVVDK